The Fulvivirga ligni genome window below encodes:
- a CDS encoding DUF6607 family protein: protein MKQLTMIMLLLSPALVWAQKSKKQDIASIKAMTGCYKVYFNFAETFSPQRDYEYHDNYASHAYEYVALIEDGSDKLSLQHLLVIRDTMVIKHWRQDWIFQDTDLYTYDKDKTWKPVTLSKEEAKGQWTQEVYQVDDSPRYEGSSSWIHVDGRNYWENTTDAPLPRREYTKRDDYNVMVRRNRQEITEEGWVHEQDNDKVLRADGSDKLIAQEKGMNNYNKADESKCAAAKTWWAENGAFWADVRAVWAEVFDTRKTLAFETKVDEKHLYERLFALQDDFKGDHDSEKTKAEIRKAIQLYIKGDIQLASK from the coding sequence ATGAAACAGTTAACAATGATTATGCTTCTTTTGAGCCCCGCCTTAGTGTGGGCTCAAAAGAGCAAAAAGCAAGACATCGCTTCCATCAAAGCCATGACAGGCTGCTATAAGGTATATTTCAATTTCGCAGAGACCTTCTCTCCGCAAAGAGATTATGAATACCATGACAATTATGCCTCTCATGCTTATGAATATGTAGCGTTAATTGAAGACGGATCAGACAAACTTAGTCTGCAACATTTATTGGTTATTCGTGATACCATGGTCATTAAGCACTGGCGACAAGACTGGATTTTCCAGGACACTGATTTATACACTTATGATAAAGACAAAACCTGGAAGCCTGTAACCTTATCTAAAGAAGAGGCTAAAGGCCAGTGGACACAAGAGGTGTATCAGGTAGATGATAGCCCAAGGTATGAAGGTTCATCTAGCTGGATACATGTGGATGGCAGAAATTATTGGGAAAACACTACCGATGCACCACTTCCGAGACGTGAATACACTAAGCGTGATGATTACAATGTGATGGTGAGAAGAAACCGTCAGGAAATTACTGAAGAGGGATGGGTTCATGAGCAGGATAACGATAAGGTGCTGAGAGCTGATGGCTCTGACAAGCTCATTGCTCAGGAAAAAGGCATGAACAACTATAACAAAGCTGATGAAAGCAAGTGTGCAGCTGCTAAAACGTGGTGGGCAGAAAACGGTGCTTTCTGGGCAGATGTTCGTGCGGTATGGGCCGAGGTATTTGATACCAGAAAGACGTTAGCCTTCGAAACTAAAGTAGACGAGAAGCATCTTTATGAGAGACTTTTTGCCCTACAAGATGACTTTAAAGGAGATCATGATAGTGAAAAAACTAAAGCCGAAATAAGAAAGGCTATCCAGCTTTACATTAAAGGCGATATTCAACTAGCCAGTAAATAG
- a CDS encoding autorepressor SdpR family transcription factor, translated as MNKAFKALNDATRREILELLKHGDMSAGDIAEHFDIGKPSISHHLDLLKQADLVTSEKRGQYVIYSLNTTVIDDLMAWMLNLKK; from the coding sequence ATGAATAAGGCATTTAAAGCTTTAAACGACGCTACCAGAAGAGAGATACTTGAACTTTTAAAGCACGGTGACATGAGTGCTGGAGATATCGCCGAACATTTTGACATTGGCAAACCAAGCATTTCTCATCACCTGGACCTATTAAAACAAGCTGATTTGGTGACGTCTGAAAAGAGAGGGCAATATGTGATCTATTCGCTGAACACCACGGTGATAGATGACCTAATGGCCTGGATGCTTAATTTAAAAAAGTGA
- a CDS encoding HmuY family protein, with protein MNKLYTFLLLSLTLIIASCGDDDSGPEPVSLNFENTTIGVSGSSDATATIIFSRPAEVAGTLVVTITAGDLVYGASNDFFTAPAAENNVINIPFVEGEESVEITVSQGEALNIEEDKSISLAIAAEPSTDFLIGNNQSVTATFSENYVTPSAAVTADVGGEARDYFYFVDLDKFVMTKVNRNNYDLALESSGEGFNILLNASTLMLAQETEETEFTAITPEDTVGLSLQSSSNLDIPEGGSMFSGDLSETVFYNWDVDGDLSNVYIIDRGVTANGEGAESRGWKKVQISKDGNDYIVHAANIDGTDDQTFTISKSSDYSFKYVHLSNGEVPVEPKANEWDILVRATSQFVQMGPTMSHIYNSQAAYHNFFGSTKTARIDLEESDKTYEDVSLADATSALNANEEDFNTIGISWRGLGENYSYVAYPDQVYIIEDANGNIFKLQFTSYYNNDNETGPQFQFEHLN; from the coding sequence ATGAACAAATTATACACTTTTTTATTACTGTCACTAACCCTGATAATTGCCTCCTGTGGTGATGATGATTCTGGGCCGGAGCCAGTATCTCTCAACTTTGAAAACACCACCATTGGCGTAAGCGGATCAAGTGATGCCACCGCCACCATTATATTTTCAAGACCTGCTGAGGTAGCAGGAACATTGGTTGTCACCATCACGGCGGGAGACTTGGTTTATGGTGCAAGCAATGACTTTTTCACTGCCCCTGCCGCTGAAAATAATGTAATCAACATTCCATTTGTCGAGGGAGAAGAATCTGTTGAAATTACAGTTTCACAAGGTGAAGCCTTAAATATCGAGGAAGACAAAAGCATCTCACTTGCTATTGCAGCTGAGCCGAGCACTGATTTCCTTATTGGTAATAATCAATCAGTTACTGCCACTTTCTCTGAAAACTATGTTACCCCTTCTGCCGCTGTAACAGCAGACGTAGGCGGTGAAGCCAGAGACTATTTCTACTTTGTAGATTTAGATAAGTTTGTCATGACCAAAGTAAATAGAAACAACTATGACCTGGCTTTGGAATCATCTGGAGAGGGATTCAACATTCTACTAAATGCCAGCACCTTAATGCTTGCTCAGGAAACCGAAGAGACCGAATTTACAGCCATTACTCCTGAAGATACCGTTGGCCTCAGCCTACAAAGTAGTAGCAATTTAGATATCCCTGAAGGTGGCAGCATGTTTAGTGGAGACTTATCAGAAACGGTATTCTATAACTGGGATGTAGATGGAGACCTGAGTAATGTTTACATCATTGATAGAGGCGTCACAGCGAATGGCGAAGGTGCCGAATCCAGAGGTTGGAAAAAGGTGCAGATCAGCAAAGATGGTAATGATTACATTGTTCACGCTGCTAACATAGACGGCACTGATGATCAAACATTTACAATTAGCAAATCGTCTGACTACTCTTTCAAATATGTGCACCTGAGTAACGGTGAGGTGCCTGTAGAGCCTAAAGCTAATGAATGGGATATTTTGGTAAGAGCCACCTCTCAGTTTGTACAAATGGGGCCAACCATGAGTCATATTTACAACTCGCAAGCCGCTTACCATAACTTCTTCGGCAGCACCAAAACTGCCAGAATTGATCTGGAAGAAAGTGACAAGACCTATGAAGATGTGAGCTTAGCAGATGCTACTTCTGCATTAAATGCGAATGAAGAAGATTTCAATACCATTGGTATAAGCTGGAGAGGCTTAGGTGAAAACTACTCTTATGTTGCTTACCCTGATCAGGTTTACATCATTGAAGATGCCAATGGAAATATCTTCAAGCTTCAATTTACTTCATACTATAACAATGACAACGAAACCGGACCACAGTTCCAGTTTGAGCACTTGAATTAA
- a CDS encoding SdpI family protein: MKTSITKELFLILLMLLPIITLGIYYNQLAAEVPTHFNISGEADDWTKKENLWYIMLGLPLFMYLLFKFIPRFDPKKKITTMGSKYYTIQVISSALITALCLFMIFSGVYESISFSKYGHFMLLIFLAVLGNYMQSIKPNYFIGVKTPWTLEDPENWRKTHRFTSRLWMFGCLILFIVAIAIPAYGTKIAIWGVTVLAFVPIAYSFWLHANKKKQEV; this comes from the coding sequence ATGAAAACTTCTATAACCAAAGAGCTGTTTTTAATTTTGCTCATGCTTCTGCCCATCATTACCCTGGGTATTTATTACAACCAACTCGCCGCAGAAGTACCCACACATTTTAACATATCAGGAGAAGCGGACGACTGGACGAAGAAAGAGAACCTATGGTATATCATGCTAGGCTTACCGCTATTTATGTATTTACTCTTTAAATTCATTCCCCGATTTGACCCTAAGAAGAAGATAACAACTATGGGTTCTAAATATTACACCATTCAGGTTATCTCCAGCGCGTTAATTACGGCGCTTTGCTTATTTATGATATTCTCCGGCGTTTATGAAAGTATTTCTTTTAGCAAATATGGCCATTTTATGCTCTTAATATTTCTGGCAGTACTGGGTAATTATATGCAATCAATAAAGCCGAATTACTTCATAGGAGTAAAAACCCCCTGGACATTAGAAGATCCTGAAAATTGGAGAAAGACCCACAGATTCACCAGTAGACTCTGGATGTTTGGCTGCCTGATACTTTTCATTGTCGCCATAGCCATTCCAGCCTACGGGACAAAAATTGCTATCTGGGGAGTCACCGTTTTGGCCTTCGTTCCTATTGCCTATTCATTTTGGCTTCATGCCAATAAGAAAAAACAGGAGGTCTAG
- a CDS encoding TonB-dependent receptor, which produces MLYRFLVFSILNFYCLMGFGQHGVIRGTIRNSDEPVAFANVYLKQINRGASTDANGNFELKDLPYGTYELTISSIGYSTLKRSVDINIPLVVLNLQLTEDSHTLGEVVITGTMKEVSRAESPVPVEIITPKLFQKNPTPSLFEAVGMVNGVQPQLNCSVCNTGDIHINGMEGPYTMMLIDGMPIVSALSTVYGLNGIPNSMVERIEVVKGPASSLYGSEAMGGIINVITKKVENAPLLSADVFATSWAELSFDASIKHKIGKASSLLGVNYYNYQNPIDNNDDNFTDMTLQNRVSVFNKWNFERRKSKMASLAARYVYEDRWGGEMNWDKKWRGTDSVYGESIYTKRVELIGMYQWPSNQDIFTQLSYNWHNQNSWYGTTPYFATQQVAFLQTYWDMQLSEKHSLLLGASFRYTNYDDNTPATASSDGTTNQPQHTPIPGFFIQDEWKVSDDHKLLFGYRFDYDQNHGGVNSPRLAYKFSPSRNHIIRGSFGTGFRVVNLFTEDHAALTGAREVVITEELLPERSLNVNLNYELKIPHDDFFVGLDITGFYSYFTNKIIGDFDSGPDKIIYDNLDGYAISRGVSLNTDLVFNFPLKLIAGVSFMDVYQVEEDEHGDEYKSQQLHAPKWSGTFTATYNFPKFFELDLTGQWNGPMRLPVLPNDYRPEYSPWFAIVNVQLTKKLNRSFEVYGGIKNLFNFVPNDPIMRAFDPFDKQVDDPVNNPYGYTFDPGYNFASMQGRRTFLGVRYNLVN; this is translated from the coding sequence ATGTTGTATAGGTTTTTAGTCTTTTCTATCCTTAATTTCTACTGTTTGATGGGCTTCGGTCAGCATGGTGTAATCCGAGGAACGATACGTAATTCGGATGAACCAGTAGCTTTCGCTAATGTCTATTTGAAGCAGATAAACAGAGGAGCCAGCACAGATGCAAATGGAAACTTTGAACTCAAAGATTTGCCATATGGCACTTATGAGCTCACCATTTCCAGCATAGGATATTCTACCTTGAAGCGCTCGGTAGATATTAATATACCTTTGGTTGTATTGAACTTGCAACTCACTGAGGATAGTCACACCCTTGGTGAGGTGGTCATTACAGGCACTATGAAGGAGGTAAGTAGAGCTGAAAGTCCGGTGCCAGTAGAAATAATAACTCCTAAGCTATTTCAAAAGAACCCTACGCCTAGTCTTTTTGAAGCGGTAGGCATGGTCAATGGCGTGCAGCCTCAGCTTAATTGTAGCGTCTGCAATACAGGCGATATTCATATTAACGGTATGGAAGGTCCGTACACTATGATGTTAATTGATGGTATGCCCATTGTCAGTGCCTTGAGTACAGTTTATGGCCTTAATGGCATTCCCAATAGTATGGTGGAACGGATAGAGGTGGTGAAAGGGCCAGCATCATCATTGTACGGATCCGAAGCTATGGGAGGCATTATCAATGTGATCACTAAAAAGGTAGAAAATGCTCCGCTGCTCAGTGCGGATGTTTTTGCTACGAGCTGGGCTGAATTAAGCTTTGATGCGTCTATAAAGCACAAAATAGGTAAAGCCAGTAGCTTGCTGGGTGTTAATTATTACAACTACCAAAATCCCATCGATAACAACGATGACAACTTCACAGATATGACGCTCCAAAATCGTGTTTCTGTGTTTAATAAATGGAATTTTGAACGTAGAAAGAGCAAAATGGCAAGCCTGGCTGCCCGATATGTCTATGAAGACAGATGGGGAGGTGAAATGAACTGGGACAAGAAATGGAGAGGAACGGACAGCGTATATGGAGAAAGTATTTATACCAAAAGGGTGGAACTCATTGGTATGTATCAGTGGCCATCTAACCAGGATATATTTACTCAACTCAGTTATAATTGGCATAATCAAAACTCATGGTATGGCACTACGCCCTATTTTGCAACTCAGCAGGTGGCATTTCTTCAAACCTATTGGGATATGCAGTTATCAGAAAAACACAGCCTGCTTTTGGGAGCATCCTTCAGATATACCAACTACGATGACAATACCCCTGCCACAGCAAGTAGTGATGGCACTACCAACCAGCCGCAACATACGCCCATTCCTGGTTTCTTTATTCAGGACGAGTGGAAGGTATCTGATGATCATAAGCTATTGTTTGGTTATCGGTTTGATTATGATCAGAATCATGGTGGAGTCAACTCACCACGGTTGGCTTATAAATTCTCACCAAGTAGAAATCACATTATTAGAGGCAGTTTTGGAACAGGTTTTAGAGTAGTAAATCTATTTACCGAAGATCATGCTGCATTAACAGGAGCCAGAGAGGTGGTCATTACTGAAGAACTACTGCCAGAGCGGTCTTTAAATGTTAACTTAAATTACGAACTGAAAATACCGCATGATGATTTCTTTGTAGGGCTGGACATTACAGGCTTTTACTCATATTTTACCAATAAGATAATAGGTGATTTTGATTCAGGTCCGGATAAGATCATCTATGATAATCTTGATGGATATGCTATTTCAAGAGGCGTTTCGCTCAATACCGATCTTGTTTTTAACTTTCCTTTGAAACTCATAGCCGGTGTGTCATTTATGGATGTATATCAGGTAGAAGAAGATGAGCATGGAGATGAGTACAAATCACAACAGCTTCATGCTCCTAAATGGTCAGGCACTTTCACGGCTACTTATAATTTCCCTAAGTTTTTCGAGTTGGATCTTACCGGTCAATGGAACGGGCCCATGCGCTTACCAGTTTTGCCCAATGACTACCGCCCTGAGTATTCACCCTGGTTTGCCATAGTTAATGTTCAGCTCACCAAGAAGTTGAATAGGTCTTTTGAAGTATATGGTGGCATAAAAAACCTATTCAATTTTGTTCCAAATGATCCTATAATGCGCGCCTTCGATCCATTTGATAAGCAAGTAGATGATCCTGTTAATAACCCTTACGGCTATACTTTTGACCCGGGTTATAATTTTGCCTCAATGCAGGGTAGAAGAACATTCCTGGGGGTCAGATATAATCTGGTAAACTAG
- a CDS encoding alpha/beta hydrolase family protein has protein sequence MKKLALIILFCLAGHVYAQDYRSEEVSFTNDSTKLEGTLSFPKGDGPFPVVILISGSGAQDRDSDLMGFKVFKIMADSLNEAGIAVLSYDERGVGKSTGKSVGHSTSAELADDVLAAVHLLSERKDISSIGMLGHSEGGIIAPMVEVQSEEVDFLILLAGPGIPGKDVIATQQKAMLAQNPTFTEDYIEEALKVNSIIMEMMSANSLSEEQAVDSIASLLKESIKKLPDAIKNSITDPDLFSKTQATNAYKQFQSEWIKFFISYDPLPTLKKVDEPILLLFGGKDLQVTESDNRPVMEQALKEAGNKRVTVKVFPEANHLFQKANTGSSMEYATLDKAFTPGVLTLIAEWIKTEGVKK, from the coding sequence ATGAAGAAATTAGCCCTAATAATATTATTCTGTCTTGCAGGCCATGTCTATGCGCAGGATTACCGTTCTGAAGAAGTAAGCTTCACCAATGATTCAACTAAACTGGAAGGAACGTTATCTTTCCCAAAAGGAGATGGACCTTTTCCGGTGGTTATACTTATATCTGGTAGTGGCGCGCAAGATCGGGATAGTGATCTCATGGGTTTCAAGGTTTTTAAGATAATGGCAGATAGCCTTAATGAGGCAGGTATAGCCGTGCTCAGCTATGACGAAAGAGGAGTAGGGAAGTCTACTGGGAAATCTGTAGGCCACTCTACCTCAGCGGAGCTAGCTGATGATGTTTTGGCTGCAGTTCATCTCCTGAGTGAAAGAAAGGACATTAGCAGTATTGGTATGTTGGGGCATAGCGAAGGAGGAATTATTGCTCCAATGGTAGAGGTTCAAAGTGAAGAAGTCGATTTTCTGATCTTGTTGGCTGGTCCGGGAATTCCGGGGAAGGATGTGATAGCTACTCAGCAAAAAGCCATGCTAGCACAGAACCCAACCTTTACTGAAGATTATATTGAGGAAGCGTTAAAGGTAAATTCCATAATTATGGAGATGATGAGTGCAAATTCTCTCTCAGAAGAGCAAGCTGTAGATTCAATCGCTTCACTTTTAAAAGAAAGCATTAAAAAATTGCCCGATGCTATTAAAAACAGTATCACTGATCCTGATTTATTCAGTAAAACTCAAGCCACAAATGCCTATAAGCAATTCCAAAGCGAGTGGATTAAGTTCTTTATTAGCTATGATCCTTTGCCTACTTTGAAGAAAGTAGATGAGCCCATTTTGTTATTGTTTGGGGGAAAGGATTTACAAGTAACAGAATCAGACAACAGGCCTGTAATGGAGCAAGCTTTAAAAGAAGCGGGTAACAAACGAGTAACAGTAAAGGTATTTCCAGAAGCAAATCATCTATTTCAAAAGGCTAATACGGGCAGCTCAATGGAATATGCCACATTGGATAAAGCTTTTACGCCAGGTGTATTAACTCTGATCGCTGAATGGATTAAAACTGAGGGTGTGAAGAAATAG
- a CDS encoding potassium channel family protein yields the protein MNYIVIGLGNFGSTLSIALTEMGFEVIGIDKDMDRVNAFKDSIAHTIRMDSGDKSAMESLPLKECEAVIVCIGEDFGASVLATATLKELGASKIIGRAISDLHRTVIEAIGVQEIVSPESESATRLAKRLQLKDVIDSFELAPDYNILEIEVPEKYVGKTILESDFRSEYNLNVITIIRQVKKKNILGHESYKKQALGVVTPETQLDKHDILVIFGSNKDIKRAFKSVDA from the coding sequence ATGAATTACATTGTAATTGGATTAGGAAACTTTGGATCTACCCTATCAATCGCCCTTACAGAAATGGGCTTTGAAGTGATTGGTATTGATAAAGACATGGACCGTGTCAATGCTTTCAAAGATAGCATAGCGCACACCATACGTATGGACTCTGGTGATAAAAGTGCCATGGAAAGCCTTCCTTTAAAGGAATGTGAAGCCGTAATTGTGTGTATCGGTGAGGACTTTGGCGCCTCCGTACTGGCTACGGCCACGCTAAAAGAGCTGGGAGCTTCCAAAATTATAGGCAGAGCCATATCTGATCTTCACAGAACGGTAATTGAGGCCATAGGCGTGCAGGAAATTGTAAGTCCTGAAAGTGAATCCGCTACAAGATTAGCCAAAAGACTGCAGCTAAAAGATGTAATAGATTCTTTTGAATTAGCCCCTGATTATAACATTCTGGAAATAGAGGTACCTGAAAAATATGTAGGTAAGACCATTCTTGAAAGTGATTTCAGAAGCGAGTATAATCTTAATGTGATTACCATCATCAGGCAGGTGAAGAAGAAGAATATTCTGGGACATGAGTCATACAAAAAGCAGGCGCTGGGTGTGGTAACTCCTGAAACACAACTAGATAAGCACGATATACTTGTCATTTTCGGCAGTAACAAGGATATCAAGAGGGCTTTTAAGTCGGTGGATGCTTAA
- a CDS encoding TrkH family potassium uptake protein, with the protein MKLFKNIDIDEPTGLISKVISWMLDHGLFYISLLAFLGVIVEEGFKLPPEAISGIQLVYVLCIFSFIVTLSVRVLTTFIYGRSRKKILFSEYFLFAILIIILFFHWLVPEGQESKLIVGGIASDLAIIRFHVIILFLIEFSKRSLQFQKLDLNPALLFTGSFMLLILIGTLLLMLPKATSNGISLIDALFTSTSAVCVTGLAVLDTSKDFTHFGQVIILILIQIGGLGIMTFTSFFGFFFKRTSSIENTLFIQDFINEKRMSKIISTTLKIISVTLLIELAGSILIFITIHSKMSEPGEAVWFSVFHSISAFCNAGFSTLAQGLYQPIVRDAYLLHLIIAALIILGGIGFPVIFDVYSSFKYAFREKVGQWSGQSKYRHRGRHLTVHTKIVLVTTTVLLVLGFFMYLWSEQHNTLVGLSWPEKIAVSIFGSVTPRTAGFNTVDMSKIAVPTMLVYLILMWIGASPGSTGGGLKTTTFAVAVLNTLSVAKHRRRVELFRREITNESVRKAFSVIIMSFLVIGLSVFFVSLYNPELSIIAIAFECFSAFSTVGLSLGITGDLAFMSKVVIIITMFIGRVGTLTILIALIRKAKAHTYQYPYESVFIT; encoded by the coding sequence TTGAAGCTATTCAAAAACATCGATATTGATGAACCAACCGGGTTAATTTCCAAGGTTATATCCTGGATGTTAGATCATGGTTTGTTCTACATCAGCCTGCTGGCCTTTTTGGGCGTAATAGTTGAAGAAGGCTTTAAATTGCCACCTGAAGCCATCTCTGGTATTCAGCTGGTTTATGTGCTATGCATCTTCAGTTTTATCGTCACGCTATCAGTGCGCGTACTGACCACGTTTATTTACGGACGATCAAGAAAAAAGATACTCTTTTCTGAATATTTTCTTTTTGCCATCCTCATCATCATTCTGTTTTTTCACTGGCTAGTGCCTGAAGGACAGGAAAGCAAGCTGATTGTAGGTGGTATTGCTTCAGACTTAGCCATTATCCGCTTTCATGTGATCATTCTATTTCTGATAGAATTCTCTAAGAGATCTCTTCAGTTTCAGAAATTGGACCTTAACCCTGCCCTACTCTTCACCGGCAGTTTTATGTTGCTCATTCTCATAGGCACCCTGCTCTTGATGCTACCGAAAGCCACCAGTAATGGAATTTCGTTAATAGACGCCTTGTTTACTTCCACCAGCGCAGTGTGCGTAACTGGTCTGGCGGTATTAGATACGTCAAAAGATTTCACCCACTTTGGTCAGGTGATCATCCTCATTTTAATCCAGATTGGTGGACTTGGCATCATGACCTTTACCAGCTTCTTCGGCTTTTTCTTTAAGAGAACCTCAAGCATAGAAAACACCTTATTCATTCAGGATTTCATTAACGAAAAGCGAATGAGTAAGATTATTAGCACCACGCTTAAGATTATTAGTGTAACACTACTGATAGAATTGGCCGGCAGTATTCTGATATTTATCACTATTCACAGCAAGATGTCTGAACCAGGTGAGGCTGTATGGTTTTCTGTATTTCACTCTATATCAGCATTTTGCAATGCAGGATTTTCTACCTTGGCTCAAGGTCTTTATCAGCCTATAGTGAGAGATGCTTATTTGCTTCATTTAATTATTGCGGCATTGATTATCCTTGGCGGAATTGGTTTTCCTGTAATTTTTGATGTGTACAGCAGCTTTAAATATGCCTTTCGTGAAAAGGTAGGACAATGGAGTGGCCAAAGTAAATACAGACATCGCGGCAGGCATTTGACCGTACACACCAAAATAGTTTTAGTGACCACCACGGTACTTTTAGTGCTCGGCTTTTTCATGTACCTATGGAGTGAGCAACACAATACTCTGGTAGGTTTATCATGGCCTGAAAAAATAGCGGTCTCCATTTTCGGATCAGTAACTCCCCGAACAGCTGGCTTTAACACGGTGGATATGAGCAAAATAGCCGTACCTACTATGTTGGTATACCTCATCCTGATGTGGATTGGTGCTTCACCGGGATCTACGGGTGGGGGTTTAAAGACCACTACTTTTGCGGTAGCAGTATTGAATACTTTAAGCGTGGCCAAGCACAGGAGAAGAGTAGAGCTGTTTAGAAGGGAGATTACCAATGAATCCGTAAGAAAAGCCTTTTCTGTGATCATCATGTCCTTTTTGGTCATCGGTTTATCAGTATTTTTCGTGTCGCTATATAACCCTGAGCTTTCTATCATCGCCATTGCCTTTGAATGTTTTTCAGCCTTCAGTACGGTTGGACTGAGCCTGGGGATTACCGGGGACCTGGCATTTATGAGTAAAGTGGTGATCATTATTACCATGTTTATAGGACGAGTGGGCACGCTCACCATCCTTATTGCTCTGATCAGAAAAGCGAAAGCACATACTTATCAATATCCATACGAAAGCGTATTTATTACTTAA